GTGCGATCAATCCTCCGCATTGCCGGTAAATCCACCTTCCTGCAACCTTATTGTACGCATTTTGTGGTAGCATCCCTAGCATATTGTGTTTTTGCCCTTGAAATTTCAACTTCCCCTTTGCGCCGTCGTGTTTCATGTTTATCTTGGAAATTGCTGCACTTGGGAAAATCATCCTTCAGCCTGGTTATTAGAAAGATATTTTTATACCGTATCTGTTTCAGAAGCCCCCATCTTTTCAAGTTTTGGATCTGTGATAAGCTTGCTGAAATCGCATTGTGATAGTCTAGATTTCGTAGTATCCTAGAGCCTTCCAAAAGGGGGGCAATATGTTGCTGCGATGGGCAAAGCACATCTGCTCTTCCAGTTACTTGGGCGCCGGGAAATGCTCTGAACCAGAAACACCTAATTTGGTGATAATAATGCTACAATAATATGAGGTAGTACCAAAGTTCAGTCCTTTATGCAAAGGACCAGCTTGATGTAAAGATAACATGGAACTATCAGAACTGTTGTTATTTCCCTGTGAATCGCTGCTGCATGTATTAATTGTGGAATGCTTGCATGGCAGGTTTGTGGGGATAGAAATCCAAGCTAGGGGGGCTGCTATGGAGTCAGATGGATCCATATGTATCGACTACAGTAAATATGAACACTGGAATTATGAAAAGTTTGCTCGTTTCGTCAACAACATGTTGCTCCGCCGTGATACCTACTTGCATACATTCAAGCTGCACTTTGAGGGCAACCATCCTATAAACTTCAAGGATGTGAGGACGTGGATTGGCTATGCAGTGAAGCATAATGTTAAGGTCCTAGATGTGGACCTTGATCGATAATTCGATATGATAAGACTATTTTACCTCGTTGCATTTTCATTTGTCCCTCACTTCAGGAGCTAAATTTGAGTATGGGAGAAGCTCCTTATGATGATCTTGAGCATGAGGGACTGCTGCTGCCGGACATTATCAAGCTTCCTTCTCTTAAAAAGTTGACTCTCTGTGATGTGGAAGTGCATTCGATAGATCTTGAGCATATGATTCGTCGGAGCCCTGTCCTAGAAGACATGCATTTCGTAAACTGCGCACATCATCTTGAGCTTGTAGAATCAAACATGCTAAAGAGGTTAACTATTGATGGTTTCTTTGATCGAGGGAAAGGACTCACTATTGCTGCTCCTCACCTCATTCACTTTGAGTGCAATGGCTGGCCACTGGAAGAAATTTCTTGGCAAAAGCGACCATCTCTAGAGAGTGCGCACATAGATACTTGGTGTTCTAAACGCACTTTTGATGGCCAATATGATCTTACAGGGATGGTTTTGCATGCCAAGAGACTTGCGTTGTGTGGTTCCGATATAAAGGTATGCTTGACTAAGGACAAGTTCCTCTATTTCATCGTTGCTATAAATATTGTAAATGGAAATTTGGGTGTTCTTTTTTGTATGCTACTATACTTGGTATGTAAAGCTTTTGCACAATTCTCATGTTTGGTGGCTTCTCTTGTGTTCAATCAAAAACAAGAACAGTACCATGTTTCACGAAAAAAAGGAAAGCACATTAATTCAACACTTCAATTGAAACAAGCAGTTCAGCTTCAACAAAAAGGGGGAAAGGTAAACTACTAGCCTACTTAAGAGAACCAGCAGCAAACTAGTCACATTCATAGCaatgagcaagagagaggatATGCTTTAAATATTGGACTACCCATTCATTACACTGCTTGAATTTACTGCCTCAGAAACCATGAAGGTTGATCTGTGGAGTTACATATTCCTCAAtatttcggcaaaacaaactctTTTATTCCATGAATTACTTGATTTACTCCATTATTGACATGAAATTGATGCATTTAATACCATTTGTGTTCTCCATAGTGTAGTCATGTATTTTGCCCTTTAAGTTGAATTCATCAGGAATCTTTATTATCCTTTGATGACATTTATCCAAAGTTATTATGTTAGTGCTTAATACGAGGATATTAAGATAATGTAATGGGCACTTTTCACCTATTTTTTCTGTTAAAATGGATTAAAAAATGCAAAAACATAATTCCGGTGTGTACTGGATGTTTAATTAACTTGGAACAGTCTTGATACCGAGACTTGTTCTAGGAAATAAACCACGACTGAAGCTGAGTAGTACTTTGCTATACGCAATTTTAAATACTCCTGCATGCATTCCCTGATTTAATTTCTATCCATCATAAAAATAGTGCTATATACACTGCAACATTTCAAGTGATCAATTAAATTGAAGTGGACCACTGTGCATGAAAGTTTCAGAGTCTGCTATTTCATTTTTCTGGTCAATGTGGATGTTTTTAGAATTTATTGTGTTTAATCAGAATAAAATTTATAATGAATATAGTTTGATGATTTGGAAGGTGCAAAAACTGCACAGAATATTGGGTACATTACTTGTTGATGGTTTAATTAAGATGATTGCTATAAACGTGATTGTCCATTATTTTTGTTGATGGTTTTGTTAAGAAATCACGGTTctagttgttgttgttgttgtgctgGAATAAAAGTCTTTATTGTGAACTGTGCTGCTGGTATGAAAAAATTGTTTCTTCTCAAGGTCATAGCAGATCTTATTGCTTCTTTGCAACTTGTGCGACATCTGCAGTATCTCAATCCAGAGTGTTTGTgcttcaagaaataaacttgtgTAATTTTTTCAGGAGTTCAGTACTTAAAGTTGTGTTCTGGTGCCTTTTTGTATCTGCAAAATAGTTGTGAGATGTGGTATGAAAGCTTAATATCTTTTAGCTTCCATGATATGTTGTGCAGTGATGTCATTTGATATTTTGCAATTATGTTTCTTAACTTATCTATTCGCTATTGCTTGGCATTTCCTGGTTTCTTGTATATCCTATTTATGACTGACCCTGCGTTCTTGAAATTCTAGGCTGTGTTGGAAAAGGAGCTGCGCTCATGCCTGGTTTTTGACAATCTTGTGACTCTAGAAATCGGTGGATGGTGTTTGACCAATGACTTGTATGTTGTAGTTCGCTTCCTCCAGCTttcgccgagattagagaaactTACGTTGAAGCAAAGAGAGATATGCTGCATTTTTTCTAAGGGAGGTCGCTAGATTGTATTTCTTATTCTTTATTTATCGCTAAATTGTATTTCTTATTCTTTATTTCTCTTGCTGTTTTTAGCTTCAGAAAGTAACAAAAGGAGAAGAAACAAGTTCAATACCAGTTGCTGGAATGGCCTTTAAGTGCCCACTCCTTGAAACAGTCGTAATACAGTGTTCCAAGGATGATGATGAAATTGAGAAGACAGTGAATGCTATGGCAGCACATGGCATTGGCTTGGAGAAGATACAAGTCATCTTTTATGAGGATATTGAAAGAGCAGAGAGATGGGGTAAGAGCCTGGAAGAGATGAAGGAGCATGACATTTTAGAGAAGGCGCGGAAGGAAAATCGAGAGAGGGTAGATGACTGTAATGCAGGGAGTGATAACAATGATGAAGACGACGACGAgatggaggaggaagacgatgaCGAGATGGAGGATGAagacgatgacgacgatgattTTTAGAGCTCAGTGAGACAAGCAACTGTTTCCTGACTTATCcgtccttttgcattgcatggaCCGCCCTTGCATCTTCGCGTCCATTCTCCAGCATTATATTCTGACTTCCTAGTCTTTGGTAAGTCTATAGTAGTGACATGAGGCTACATGCTGGTGACATCAAGTTCAAAGTAGTCTATGTTATATGATCCTGACTTCTGGACCTCGAAGCATTAAGTCTACTATCTGCATGACGATACGACTATTTGCACTGCAGCATTTCATTTTGAGCCTTGCTGCATAGTATTTTATTGGCATATCTTTTAACCGTTCATCTCTGTAATGGCCTTGTGACCGCATGATAGCTCCTTTGTGCTGTACGTCCAGTTCGTTCCTTTGTGCTGTACGTCCAGTTCGTTGTGATAATATGAATGCGCTCTGGCTGTGTCGCCCCTGCCAGAACTGGACGTGTGAATTGGCTCAATCTGAACTGGGGAGTTGCTCATCTCATTCATGTTATGGTGTAGTATGTCATGTTTGCAGGGGAGTTCGTGTCCAGCAGCAAGTCATCCCTTGGTCGAATCTTGTGATTTTATTATACATTTTGAGGATTCTTAGGGGATTATTTGCTAAACTGTGCAAAAATCCCGTGTTGCGCGAGCGAGGCTTGGTTTTGTTCTGCATTTAGATTCAGTTATTAGTCGTGGGTTATTAATCTTCAAAAAAAAGTCGTGGGattcgcaaattttttttaaagtttcgcaaaaaaaaaagttattagTCGTGGGTTCCtatgtactccctctgtcctaaAATATAAGTTATTCTGGCATTTTATCAGATTCATTGAACATTATTTGAATCTAGGCAAACTGTATATCCAGATTCATTGAACATTATATGAATTTGGACACAGTAAAACACTCTCAGGATAACTTACATTTCAAGACGGATGGAGTAGTTCCTAGGCAAATGGTAGAACACCTCCGCTAATGCGCGCTCTACTctgcctccggcggcggctccctcTGCCCCTCAACGTGCGGCCCTTCTCCTCGTCCGAGCCCCATGAGATCCCACCGTCTATTCCTTCCTCCAGCCCTCCCATCTTAGCGCCGCACtcaggcccgccgccgccaccgccgccaccccatGACACCCCTAGGAAGACTCTCCcagtcgccgccgctgcagcgctCGAGTCTGGACTCGCGGCCGTCGCAGAGGGCTGCTCCGACGGCGCCCTGACCTTGCTGCCTGTAATGTTGTCCTTACTGGTTGCTGCCGCAGGCTTCGTTCTGAAAGGAtcgaggcccaagaaggggggttgaattgagATTTTTTCAATTTCTATCGAGTCCTTAATTTAGACTAGTGTTGCTCAATCTACAAGTTTGATTCTATCaactagagcacactagcaTCATCAACCTAGGTAGGATAACACACTAACATGTTCATTATCCTTAAAAAAGATTACACTAACAAATATGCAACCTAGTTAAGAGAGCAAACTAGCAAGTAGAAAATCTAGGCTAGGAGCAACCAAGCAAGCACAAGAACAAGCTCTAGAGATATGAAATGCTAGTAAACCAAATGAgagggacacgagacaaccagTTTTTTTCCCGTGgcatcgaggagttgacgctcccccctaatccacgttggagcaccgaCTAAGGGTATCGCTCCCTTGCACCACCAAGAAGTAAGtcttcactaagaatgctctttctccatctccaaAATGGCGAGCTTCCCACCatatacaatcttcttctcttggggctcccacaatctccaagagctcactaAGAGTcacccgatcaccaagatcgtctaggtgccatcaaacaccaagagtaacaagcactcAAGGCTTCACTTGACCCTCACTGAGATGGCCCTAAGCACTATCACACTTGCTACTCAAGGAATGGTTGAATTCTTCTTGTTTGAATCACTTGCAATCACTAGATCTTCATTCAATGGCTCCAAacacttctcttctcttctctagggtggcctcaggtattcaatgcgtcaaaggcatcataaatgagccagggggtcgacttatatagagtggagaagcACCCCTAGCCATCAGAAACAAACTGCCCAGAAAGTCATACGCACCGGTTAGACCGCAGGGGTAGCACCAGTGTAACCGGTCATACTAAAATCAAATAGTAGCCGTTGACAATCTGACACTGTGATAGTCTGATagaattgcaccggtgcatgctcctaAGAGGCACTGgtgtaaccggtgctgaaggatttCCTTCAATGCCCATTGCATAGCCTCTGATCAATGCTATGGTGAATGCACCGGTGGTCCAAAATCAAgccaccggtgtaaccggtgctgaagagaactTCCCACGCCCGAAAACATGCTCACTGAAGGATGACACTGTGAATAGACCGATGCTAATTCATAtggcaccggtgtaaccggtgatGCTGTTTTTCCTTAACTTGAACCCTGCTGCATTGTCCGAATAAACCAGAGCTaaggcaccggtgtaaccggccgccttcggatgcaccggtgcatgagCACCGGTGTAACCAGTGCAActgtttctttctgtttccaGCTGAGTTGATTTGGAATTGATTCTTTCTTCGAccttttgttcttccaagtATTTTTTTGAGTTCTTTTGAGTTGTCTTGGACTGGGTTGAGCAAGTATGCATCGTTTCTAAGGCCAAATCGATTCGAGTCAAGGTACTATCCcgagaacccctcttaatagtatgaTCACTAACTTAAGTCTATAAAActcaaactaaatcaagtgtccttcatctccttataAAACTTGAATATAGAATAATCCttgatcttgaaaaattgagttCATGAATCGTTTGATCACGAATTTTGAGGGAcctcctttcacatttcatatgagacttaaCTTGTAAAGattatttccttcaaaacacacgttagttgCATACGgtcgtcattaatcaccgaaacttaccgaatgcatctatgggcctagatgcgcttcaatctccccctttttggtgattgatgacaacacaaagtagagataacATAATATGAAATTGAAAGTGCTACAACACATGCAAGATACAAGATAAACAAAGAACTAAACAAGTATGCATTAACTGAAACGAAACACATGTAGAGACATGTCAACACAAGAGCATATGCAATATCCAAACGACATGTCTGATACATCAAGATCCATAAAAAGTCCAAATCACGCCACAAACCCCctgctccccctatctctactccccctatctatctccccctttggcaactataaggatcaccggggtgtccgaccctagagggggagggggtgaatagggtcgctaatcgctttctatcctagggctcaatctatttgcatgagataaatctaacacatcctacacatgctagttaagactaaggtttatctatgctactctctacttacccctaaaagacatgcaacctatagccaatcctaatcaaactaactagaaaagtaaaggcacgcaagatagagtaaatgcagaaacgtaatacagtaagtaaagaggtaagggagagaatatgcaaactcccgtgaagacaccaagacacatgatttaacgtggttcggttaggacaccaagtccctccctacgtccacggccacttgtccaacaagaacaagtgtgatgccgagtctcttcgcttgatcatcgtcttgcgttcgccgccaaggcttccggcaagcaaaggctaagtggtgccaagtcaccaagacaaggccaccaccaccgtctctctcgaagcgtcaccaacagcaccatcttcactatcggagcttctcaccaagaggggtctccttccccgcacaaagtgtcgttgcctctccacaccaagtcggagggtcatacgacgagtacacgattgcttgccgtagcaagactttgctcaagggagctctcgcaagaactaatccctatacaagtgcacaaatcactctctcaaagcttctcacaagctagatatgacactaagctttactaggatggttggagatgttagtttgcttgggcaacacttccttcaacttttctggtatccaaccatatgcagcaaccggccttggggggtatatatatagcccacacaccccaaaagagccattggaaaagtggctgacaaaaagcgctatcaccggttaaaccgatgatccactttgtgtcatcaccggtttaaccggtgagcacctttttccaactagccgttatacttcaacggctaccttaatcaaccgacgtaatcaaccggtgaatgtatcttcatcgccggtttaactggtgcatgtaactgtcccagagttcccgaaaaccaactctctggataACTACACCGATGTTCATTTTGCCttgatcgccggtttaaccggtgcttgtaaaactcctgctggttcttcggcctccaagtccattacaccggtgagtgtaaaacacccaatgccggttaatccggtgccaaaccctagctcgcagcttctgtgttcattgcaccgatgagtgcaatttgctcatcatcggtttaaccggtgatagcaaattgtcttcgtTTTGATCTTTTTgaattggatttcttcacggtctcttcaattcttgttctttggaccgaagaggttttagggcgctgccctgagacccgtgaggggaggctccccctcgacccccgtccgctaattggttagcggaaccaccgttggtgtggcccttcgggcctagctacgcatATCTTCTCTTTAttatcacttgaacctaaaagcctgagaatggtcatcttaacaatcatattagtccaagtgttgtgttgtctatatcaatcaccaaaacatttatattgaaatatgtcatgagaggccattttcgctatagCAACAAAGCTACAAAAAGGAAGGCGAACCTACTCCTGGGTGGAGAAGACGCAGTTGACTGGCTGGGTGCGGCGATGAAGCGGTTGTGGTCGTCCGAAGAGTCGTCGGTGGAGACGGTAGGCGTGACTGGAGAAGTTGTCGGAGCAACTGAATAAGTAGTTGGAGCTGAAGACGTGGCTGCCTCCGTGACGACACTGGTGGCCTCCATCAAAGGAGCTGACGAGACGGGAACGGTGTCCGCCGAGGACGGACGGACAACTATCGGACGGATCAGCTCGAAGGTGAGCGTGGTGACCAGAAGAGGCTGAGCAGACGGGTGCTGGAACTTACgaagcatctgctgctgctggaggaaaAGGGCTCGCTGCTCCTCAGTCATCCCAACTGTCTGAAGAAGTGGTGACATCGGGTACGAGGCCAAGGTTTTCTGCACGAATCCGCCgatcggaggaggagggctAGAGGGGTCGTACTAGAGCTGCGGTGAAGTAGGGAACTGGGGCTCCGGCAGACCCTGGTGGCGGTAAAGGGTCCCGAAATAGCCTgagaagaatgtgaacatctgctgctgctgctgggactGAACAAGGAGCTGctgcctcatggcctcctgctgctgcctcaACTCCTGGAAGAGGAGTGTCTGAGCCTCCACCAAGCGAGCCTGCTCAGCTAGTAAACGGTTCTGCATCTCCCTCTGTGAGCACTACTTCTCTGTAAGTGTCTGGAGAAGAGCTGCAAGCGAGTCTAGCTGAGACACCTGAGTGGCGGTAACTGGTGGTGTAGGGACTGGACCATGTGAGGAACCTGCCTTGACGTCGTGAATAGCTCGGGGGGACGAAAATAGTCGGAGTGTAgtcctcgtcttcctccgagTCGTCTGTGTCCACAGCCAAGAACCCGGGTAGCTGTGCCTCTGCCTCGTCCAAAGCGGCGTCCTCTGCAGCCCTCTCCTCGTCCCGGACTCTGCCCTCGGCCAACGCACGCTCGTCCAAAGTCCTCTGTGCTAGGCACTGGCCTCTCAGGCCACATCTGCCGTCTCAAGGTGCAGGAGGTGAGTACTCCTTGAAGCTCGACCTCGAGTGCTGCGGTTCATCCATATGGGCATTCTGCCCGAGCTGAGCTAGGATCCAGCTGATCCAGTGCGCGAACGGTTGCTGACGGTGAGCTGTCATCCCGTCAACGATCACCTCCTCTAACTCACAGATAAAAAGGTTGACAATGTCGAACTGTCTGCCTATCAAGATGTGGATcagaagccactgctgcagagctgtgagtCCCTCATTGTACCCCAGCCTATAGAGCAGACTCCACCGAAGAGCTAGGTGAATTGTCTTGGCGAGCGGTGTGAGTCTGTCTGGTAAACTCGGTGTCCCTGGCAGAAATGGCTGAATGAATAGAATGCTGGCCTCCTCATCTGGAGGTGGGTACGACTGGTGAAGGTGACGGGGAGGCTCGACATCACCGTAGGCCAGGTGGTGTAGAGAGTGGGGCTCTGCTGTGTGTGGCACTCCAAGTAAAGCAGCCAGCCTCTCTCGTGTCAGCCTGCAGTGCCTCCCCTGGAACATAAACTCAATGAACTCTCGGTCCTCGTCAACAAAtagagtggcgtagaagacaCGGACCTACTCACGGACATATCTCTCCATGTCACTGAGTAGTGCTCGCAGTCCTGGCTACACCTTAAAGAATGGGAGTATAGGGACTCCCCCTGCTGCCACTCTGAGAGATCCCCAGTGGAGTCTCCTATGCTCGCTGAACCTGATGCCCAACTGACAGTAGGCGTAGTAGAACGCCTTCTGTATCCGAGTGTAGAACCGGCGGTCAATGTTCTGCTCTCTCTACTCCGGAAACCAAGTCTGAGAAGTGACAAGTCGAAATCGCCGGATCTTGTGCGACGGCATCCCTCTGAGATCAATGATATCAAGCATGTAAGACTCTGAGGAACTCTCACCTCTGGGCTGATCTCCAGGCTGAGTGTCACCCTCTGTCTGCTGCTACGGCTGAGCGCGAGTCCCTCACCTCTGAGCTGCACCCCCTCGGGTCCGTGGACCAACGTGAGGAGGCAGTGTGAGCTGAGCTGTCTCTGAGGTGCGTGTACGCGCTGAGCGGCGTAGCTGTGGTATGTCCTCAAGCTCCCCCTACCTCTCGGCCTCTGCCTCTGACTCTCTGATCCGAACTGAGCGCTACGGCTgatctgctgcatctgctgctaGTGCTTGGTCCCACTCGCGTTCATCGCGAgatctcttcttcttcaccacAACAACTGCCTTGCCCTTTCCCTTCTTGTTGCCTGCCATCTATCAGAGAATTGATGGAAGATACTAGAATTAAGGCGAGAAATATTATACAACAATACTAGATTATACTCTAGAGAAAAGAAGCCCTAAGCAAAGCAAGGATTTGATTGAGCCTAAATAAGTGCTTCTAATGGATGAAACGTGTCTCAAATGATTTTGCAATAGAGTAGTAACACGATTATGATTAAATGTGAGTGTGTGAGTCCCTAATGTCTAGTATGTGCTCTAGAGTGAAACATGTGCAGAGATACTCCTAGATGTGAGAGAAGGTGTGCACAAGTGATAGCAAAATGTGACATGTGAGCAAGAAGTGAACTATCATTGAACAAACACATGCCATAGCAAAGGAGCAGCTCATACCGCGAGGAATCAGGAAGAAAAATGGTGTGAAAAATCCTTGAGAATAAACGTCGAGCACTCTGCATGCAGAGCTTGGggtggaagagagagagagccctTTAGGCTCGAGCTCCGGGCACTAGGGCTACGCTCAGATCTACTACGGCGTGCGTGAAGATGTGGCGGGGGtgtaggacggcggcggcgcaggagtagagcggcgctagggtttttcAAATATGGCGGCTAGGCACGGTTGTGGTGGTGCGGCGGCACTGCGTAGGCGCGGAGGAGGTGCGCGGTGGAGGAAGTGGTGCggctgcgcggcggcgtggtggtgagGCGGCGGCCTGGCAGAGCAAGCGAACGGGCGGCGGCACTCGTGTGGTGGAGAGGAGAAAACAAACGGGTGAAACGTGACTGACATGCGGGCCCCACGGGAAGAATAAGTGAAACTGAACACACGGGCCCGCAAACCCTAACagcaccggatgcaccggtggttTGGAGGTGCTAATCACTGGTGCAATTTTGACCCTGTTTGAATTTTTTCGAACGGTGGTCAAACAGAGGCACCAGTTGCACCGGTTAGTgggcaccggtgtaaccggtgggtgtgaaagcatctaggcccctaattcgagttttgataattaatgacaacggtttgtagATTAATGATtttatttgagataatgagcatagTTGATCCACGGTtgaaaaggatttgattgtgatcgtatggagttttggagatgatgtgcaaagcttgggctcaaggcaaaggtataaaatagatCTTTTATATTTTACTGGTCATAAGgcgattagtggatgaaaaATGACCGGATTTGTTTGATAAATAgctgtactatcaagaggggtcgtgtactcatgcttgacgggtttttagtgccattttgctcaaaatgtctagatgcat
The Panicum virgatum strain AP13 chromosome 6N, P.virgatum_v5, whole genome shotgun sequence genome window above contains:
- the LOC120679536 gene encoding phosphopantothenoylcysteine decarboxylase subunit SIS2-like; the encoded protein is MDPYVSTTELNLSMGEAPYDDLEHEGLLLPDIIKLPSLKKLTLCDVEVHSIDLEHMIRRSPVLEDMHFVNCAHHLELVESNMLKRLTIDGFFDRGKGLTIAAPHLIHFECNGWPLEEISWQKRPSLESAHIDTWCSKRTFDGQYDLTGMVLHAKRLALCGSDIKAVLEKELRSCLVFDNLVTLEIGGWCLTNDLYVVVRFLQLSPRLEKLTLKQRELQKVTKGEETSSIPVAGMAFKCPLLETVVIQCSKDDDEIEKTVNAMAAHGIGLEKIQVIFYEDIERAERWGKSLEEMKEHDILEKARKENRERVDDCNAGSDNNDEDDDEMEEEDDDEMEDEDDDDDDF